A stretch of the Mycobacterium sp. ITM-2016-00317 genome encodes the following:
- the efeO gene encoding iron uptake system protein EfeO produces the protein MKAQSSAAVIAAALAALTLTSCQAKEETPAAGEDGGATAPSEITVDASDTSCELSGTDGRTGANTFVITNNGTKVTEFYVYGEGERVMGEVENISPGLQRKLIVQLSQPGTYQTACKPGMIGDGIRGDFTVTGDEVQVDTEGKFKEAADNYKRYVNSQVEALVPAVEAFVAAIKSGDIEAAKAHYPTSRVYYERIEPVAESFPNDLDPRIDLREADLEPGQKWTGYHRLEKDLWLTGLQPDTNAIADQLVADVKELQAGVSAPDFTVDSTQIAGGAQGLLDEIATSKITGEEDIFSHTDLWDFSANLQGSQTAVASVRPILDERNPDLGTRVDQRFEEVEALVERYRQGDGFVTYDQVTEPERQELSRAIDALSKEVSQVQGVIAPQ, from the coding sequence GTGAAGGCTCAATCCTCCGCTGCCGTCATCGCAGCGGCGCTGGCCGCGTTGACACTGACCAGCTGTCAGGCCAAGGAGGAGACTCCGGCGGCGGGCGAGGACGGCGGCGCCACCGCGCCGTCGGAGATCACCGTCGACGCGTCGGACACCTCCTGTGAGCTGTCCGGCACCGACGGCAGGACCGGAGCCAACACGTTCGTCATCACCAACAACGGCACCAAGGTCACCGAGTTCTACGTCTACGGCGAGGGTGAGCGGGTGATGGGCGAGGTCGAGAACATCTCCCCCGGACTGCAGCGCAAGCTGATCGTCCAGCTCAGCCAGCCCGGCACCTATCAGACCGCGTGCAAGCCCGGCATGATCGGCGACGGCATCCGCGGCGACTTCACCGTGACCGGCGACGAGGTGCAGGTCGACACCGAGGGCAAGTTCAAAGAGGCCGCCGACAACTACAAGCGCTACGTCAACAGCCAGGTCGAGGCGCTGGTCCCGGCGGTCGAGGCGTTCGTCGCGGCCATCAAGAGCGGCGACATCGAAGCGGCCAAGGCCCACTACCCGACCTCGCGCGTGTACTACGAGCGCATCGAGCCCGTCGCCGAGTCGTTCCCGAACGACCTCGACCCGCGCATCGACCTGCGCGAGGCCGACCTGGAGCCCGGCCAGAAATGGACCGGGTACCACCGGCTGGAGAAGGACCTGTGGCTGACCGGGCTGCAGCCGGACACCAACGCGATCGCCGACCAGCTGGTCGCCGACGTCAAGGAACTGCAGGCCGGGGTCAGCGCGCCGGACTTCACGGTGGACTCCACCCAGATCGCCGGCGGCGCGCAGGGTCTGCTCGACGAGATCGCCACCAGCAAGATCACCGGCGAAGAGGACATCTTCAGCCACACCGACCTGTGGGACTTCAGCGCCAACCTGCAGGGTTCACAGACCGCGGTGGCCTCGGTGCGACCGATCCTCGACGAGCGCAACCCCGACCTCGGCACCCGCGTCGACCAGCGCTTCGAAGAGGTCGAGGCACTGGTGGAGCGCTACCGCCAGGGCGACGGGTTCGTCACCTACGACCAGGTGACCGAGCCGGAACGCCAGGAGCTCTCGCGTGCGATCGACGCGCTGAGCAAGGAGGTAAGCCAGGTGCAAGGTGTCATCGCACCCCAATAA
- the efeB gene encoding iron uptake transporter deferrochelatase/peroxidase subunit, which yields MSSHPNKPEGLSRRKLFGAAGATAAVVGAASAGALAGRATAANPTDHLNTAVPFRGQHQAGIVTEAQDRMHFATFDVTTRSRDDVVKMLADWTEMAERMTQAKEAFPNGSTGQNPYSPPSDTGEALGLPASQLTLTIGFGPSFFVKDGVDRFGIADKKPAELVDLPKFPNEKIDPARSGGDIVVQACANDPQVAVHAIRNLARIGFGTVAVRYSQLGFGRTSSTTREQTTPRNLFGFKDGTANLRSDETDKLNRFVWVGDGDGPSWMTGGTYLVARRIRMRIEQWDRTTLLEQERVVGRQKGSGAPLGLTDEFEELNFDLTDDKQEPLIDPLAHVRLASPEHLGGIEILRRGYNFTDGSDGFGHLDAGLFFIAFVRNPVTQFVPMQNAISRQDAMNEYVTPTSSAVFACPPGIPEGDTSTFWGSTLFH from the coding sequence GTGTCATCGCACCCCAATAAGCCCGAGGGGCTGAGCCGTCGCAAGCTGTTCGGCGCGGCAGGGGCGACTGCGGCGGTGGTCGGCGCGGCCAGTGCGGGAGCACTGGCCGGCCGGGCCACGGCGGCCAACCCGACCGACCACCTCAACACCGCGGTGCCGTTCCGCGGGCAGCATCAGGCGGGCATCGTCACCGAGGCCCAGGACCGCATGCACTTCGCGACGTTCGACGTGACCACCAGGAGCCGCGACGACGTCGTCAAGATGCTCGCCGACTGGACCGAGATGGCCGAGCGGATGACCCAGGCCAAGGAGGCGTTCCCGAACGGCTCCACCGGGCAGAACCCGTACTCGCCGCCGTCGGACACCGGTGAGGCCCTCGGCCTGCCGGCCTCCCAGCTGACGCTGACCATCGGGTTCGGGCCGTCGTTCTTCGTCAAGGACGGTGTCGACCGGTTCGGCATCGCCGACAAGAAACCGGCCGAACTGGTCGACCTGCCGAAGTTCCCCAACGAGAAGATCGACCCGGCGCGCAGCGGCGGAGACATCGTGGTGCAGGCCTGCGCGAACGACCCGCAGGTGGCCGTACACGCGATCCGCAACCTCGCCCGGATCGGCTTCGGCACCGTCGCGGTGCGCTACTCGCAGCTCGGGTTCGGCCGCACCTCGTCGACCACCCGAGAGCAGACCACCCCGCGAAACTTGTTCGGGTTCAAGGACGGAACCGCGAATCTGCGCTCCGACGAGACCGACAAACTGAACAGGTTCGTCTGGGTCGGCGACGGTGACGGCCCGTCGTGGATGACCGGGGGCACCTACCTGGTGGCGCGGCGGATCCGGATGCGCATCGAGCAGTGGGACCGCACCACGCTGCTGGAGCAGGAACGCGTCGTCGGTAGGCAGAAGGGCAGCGGCGCACCGCTGGGGCTCACCGACGAGTTCGAGGAGCTCAACTTCGACCTGACCGACGACAAGCAGGAGCCGCTGATCGACCCGCTGGCCCACGTCCGGCTGGCCTCACCTGAGCATCTCGGCGGCATCGAGATCCTGCGCCGCGGCTACAACTTCACCGACGGCTCGGACGGATTCGGCCACCTCGACGCGGGCCTGTTCTTCATCGCGTTCGTGCGCAACCCGGTCACCCAGTTCGTGCCCATGCAGAACGCGATCTCGCGCCAGGATGCGATGAACGAGTACGTCACGCCCACCAGTTCAGCGGTGTTCGCCTGTCCGCCAGGGATTCCCGAGGGGGACACGTCCACGTTCTGGGGTTCGACGCTGTTCCACTGA
- a CDS encoding nucleoside triphosphate pyrophosphohydrolase, translated as MTVVLVDPRRPSLIPIEAIDLLAGDVQYTEEMPIKVPWSLRSARPCLAGSDDEPAAVLLSSDPEHPSVAARIAAGERVICAPEPQSGERLVDAVAMMDKLRTAGPWESQQTHDSLRRYLLEETYELFDAVHGGDLTELRDELGDVLLQVLFHARIAQDAPEDAFDIDDVADALVRKLGNRVPAVLAGEAISLEDQLAQWEQRKALERTTRESVMDGIPTAQPALALAQKVLARAETAGVPADLVPDAVTTVSVSADVDAENALRTAVLEFMADVRAAERAVTVARRSADVAEELDNHPSGVISADEWRAHWPGADDAELA; from the coding sequence ATGACGGTCGTCCTGGTGGACCCACGGCGCCCGTCGCTGATCCCCATCGAGGCGATCGATCTGCTTGCCGGTGATGTGCAGTACACCGAGGAGATGCCGATCAAGGTGCCGTGGTCGCTGCGGTCGGCGCGGCCGTGCCTGGCCGGCTCCGACGACGAGCCCGCCGCGGTGCTGCTCTCGTCCGATCCCGAGCATCCGTCGGTGGCCGCGCGCATCGCCGCCGGGGAACGGGTGATCTGCGCGCCCGAGCCGCAGTCCGGCGAGCGCCTCGTCGACGCGGTCGCGATGATGGACAAGCTGCGCACTGCGGGCCCGTGGGAGAGCCAACAGACCCACGATTCGCTGCGGCGCTACCTGTTGGAGGAGACCTACGAGCTGTTCGACGCCGTGCACGGCGGCGACCTGACCGAGCTGCGCGACGAGCTCGGCGACGTGCTGCTGCAGGTGCTCTTCCACGCCCGCATCGCCCAGGACGCCCCCGAGGACGCGTTCGACATCGACGACGTGGCCGACGCGCTGGTCCGTAAGCTCGGCAACCGGGTGCCGGCAGTGCTTGCCGGAGAGGCGATTTCGCTGGAGGACCAGCTCGCACAGTGGGAGCAGCGCAAGGCGCTGGAGCGCACCACCCGCGAGTCCGTGATGGACGGCATCCCGACCGCGCAGCCCGCGCTGGCGCTGGCACAGAAGGTGCTGGCCCGCGCCGAGACCGCAGGCGTGCCCGCCGACCTGGTCCCGGATGCGGTCACCACCGTGTCGGTGTCGGCCGACGTCGATGCCGAGAACGCGCTGCGCACTGCGGTTCTGGAGTTCATGGCCGACGTGCGTGCCGCCGAGCGGGCGGTCACGGTCGCGCGGCGCAGCGCCGATGTCGCCGAGGAACTCGACAATCACCCGTCCGGGGTCATCTCCGCCGACGAGTGGCGCGCGCACTGGCCGGGTGCCGACGACGCCGAACTTGCGTAA